A single genomic interval of Chitinophaga sp. 180180018-3 harbors:
- a CDS encoding COX15/CtaA family protein gives MEAVTLKSNRPVAIWLYIGVGMLIVQVLLGGITRLTGSGLSITEWQPLLGAFPPMNQAAWEKAFEGYKQIAQYKYINNHFTLSDFKLIFFWEWLHRDWARLMGIVFIIPFIYFVLKKKINSSMINPMIILFALGGLQGLIGWIMVKSGLNEENLYVNHIRLAIHFISALVLLCYVFWFALKLSVKPVEVQTVPGLKKLNIWLLVLLVVQLVYGAFMAGLHTALAAATWPDINGSWVPAGMFSQGGFWVDIAHNPITIQFIHRGLAYVITILIGIWWWKASQAPIHSQLHAIRYLPLLLVLLQVLLGVLTLLNSQVKIPISYGILHQCVGMLLLLSLIWTLFLSMGSAGARQENLAV, from the coding sequence ATGGAAGCAGTAACATTAAAGAGTAACCGCCCCGTAGCCATCTGGTTATATATAGGAGTGGGCATGTTAATAGTACAGGTATTGCTGGGAGGGATCACCCGCTTAACCGGCTCCGGATTATCCATTACAGAATGGCAGCCGTTGCTGGGCGCGTTTCCTCCAATGAATCAGGCTGCCTGGGAAAAGGCTTTTGAAGGCTATAAGCAGATAGCGCAGTATAAGTACATCAATAATCATTTTACTTTATCTGATTTTAAGCTCATCTTTTTCTGGGAGTGGCTGCATCGTGATTGGGCGAGGCTGATGGGGATCGTGTTTATCATACCGTTCATCTATTTTGTACTGAAGAAGAAAATCAACAGCAGTATGATTAATCCGATGATCATATTGTTTGCGTTGGGAGGCCTGCAGGGGCTCATTGGCTGGATCATGGTGAAGAGCGGATTGAATGAGGAAAATCTGTATGTAAACCATATCCGCCTGGCTATTCACTTTATTTCTGCGCTGGTGTTACTTTGTTATGTATTCTGGTTTGCGCTGAAACTCAGTGTAAAACCTGTGGAAGTACAAACTGTACCCGGACTGAAAAAACTGAATATCTGGCTGTTGGTATTGCTGGTCGTGCAATTGGTGTATGGTGCATTTATGGCAGGATTACATACTGCATTAGCGGCTGCAACCTGGCCGGATATCAATGGATCGTGGGTACCCGCCGGAATGTTTTCACAGGGCGGCTTTTGGGTAGATATTGCGCACAATCCCATTACCATTCAATTCATCCACCGCGGACTCGCCTACGTGATTACCATCCTGATTGGTATCTGGTGGTGGAAAGCCTCGCAAGCGCCCATCCATAGCCAGTTACATGCTATCCGATACCTGCCTCTGTTGCTGGTGTTATTACAGGTGCTGTTGGGCGTGCTGACACTGTTGAACAGTCAGGTGAAAATCCCAATCAGTTATGGTATCCTGCATCAATGTGTTGGAATGCTGTTATTACTATCATTGATATGGACTTTATTCCTGAGTATGGG
- a CDS encoding DUF2306 domain-containing protein: protein MDSDSIEGYDMQLSARKILWILTVLIVLYGAWLMLALTLPYSTFERYTDFLLTKQRVYNILHWRISFYIHIFVSIIVLLTGLLQFSKYLLDKYPRLHRNSGKIYALVITFISGPTGLVMAFYANGGIYARISFVLLSLLWIGCTITGWRRALQRRWPEHITWMLRSYALTLSALTLRFYALLLGLMHHPLRPVIAYITISWLSWTLNLLLAELLIKQSLITRMTKR, encoded by the coding sequence ATGGATTCAGATTCTATCGAGGGCTATGATATGCAGCTGAGTGCGAGGAAAATATTGTGGATACTTACCGTTCTCATTGTATTATACGGCGCTTGGTTAATGCTGGCGCTGACGCTTCCCTATAGCACCTTTGAACGGTATACCGACTTCCTGCTGACCAAGCAACGGGTTTACAACATCCTGCACTGGCGCATCAGCTTCTACATACATATCTTCGTCAGTATTATCGTACTGCTGACAGGCCTGTTGCAGTTCAGTAAATATCTGCTGGATAAATATCCCCGGCTGCATCGTAACAGCGGGAAAATATATGCCCTGGTGATAACATTCATTAGCGGCCCTACCGGCCTGGTAATGGCCTTTTACGCCAATGGCGGCATTTATGCACGGATCAGTTTTGTGCTGTTATCCCTGCTATGGATTGGATGTACGATAACCGGCTGGAGACGTGCCCTTCAGCGTCGCTGGCCGGAACATATTACATGGATGCTCAGAAGCTATGCGCTCACACTATCGGCGTTAACGTTGCGGTTCTATGCACTGCTACTGGGATTGATGCATCATCCGTTAAGACCGGTTATTGCCTACATCACCATATCGTGGCTCAGCTGGACGCTGAACCTGCTCCTCGCAGAACTACTGATAAAACAATCGCTGATAACGCGAATGACTAAACGCTAG
- the obgE gene encoding GTPase ObgE produces the protein MEKANFVDYIRVYCKSGKGGAGSMHFMRTKFNAQAGPDGGDGGRGGHVILRGNSQLWTLLHLRWHKNLLAEDGENGSGDNCTGRFGKDIIIEVPLGTQAKDEETGEVEAEILHDGQEVIWLPGGQGGKGNAFFKSPTNQTPEYAQPGMPGQEGWKVVELKVLADVGLVGFPNAGKSTLLSAITAAKPKVADYAFTTLTPQLGMVAYRDNRSFCIADLPGIIEGAHEGKGLGHRFLRHIERNSVLLFLIPADSSDHKKDFEILVHELEQYNPELLDKQFLLAISKSDMLDDELKAAIAAELPEGIPHVFISSVTNQGLTELKDMLWEALNRKVDTPGTVDAD, from the coding sequence GTGGAAAAAGCGAATTTCGTAGATTATATCCGTGTTTATTGCAAATCCGGGAAGGGAGGTGCAGGAAGTATGCACTTCATGCGCACAAAATTCAATGCGCAGGCGGGCCCTGATGGCGGCGACGGCGGTCGTGGCGGACACGTTATTTTAAGAGGCAACTCGCAGCTTTGGACCCTTCTTCACCTGCGCTGGCATAAAAATCTGCTGGCTGAGGATGGGGAAAACGGTAGCGGCGACAACTGCACCGGTCGTTTTGGAAAGGATATTATCATAGAAGTTCCGCTGGGTACACAGGCTAAAGACGAAGAAACTGGCGAAGTGGAAGCGGAGATCCTGCACGATGGGCAGGAGGTGATCTGGCTCCCCGGTGGACAAGGCGGAAAAGGTAACGCCTTTTTCAAATCCCCTACCAACCAGACCCCGGAGTATGCGCAACCCGGCATGCCCGGACAGGAAGGCTGGAAGGTAGTAGAGTTAAAGGTATTGGCAGATGTTGGTTTGGTTGGTTTCCCCAATGCCGGCAAATCCACACTCCTGTCTGCCATTACAGCGGCCAAACCCAAAGTGGCTGATTATGCTTTTACCACACTGACCCCGCAATTGGGCATGGTGGCTTACCGCGATAACAGGTCGTTCTGTATCGCCGATCTCCCCGGTATCATTGAGGGCGCACATGAAGGCAAAGGATTAGGTCATAGGTTTTTGCGACATATTGAAAGAAACTCTGTATTATTATTTCTGATTCCTGCCGATAGTTCGGATCATAAAAAAGACTTTGAGATCCTGGTACACGAGCTGGAGCAATATAATCCCGAATTGCTGGACAAACAGTTTTTGCTGGCTATCAGTAAAAGCGATATGCTGGATGATGAGCTGAAAGCCGCAATAGCAGCCGAACTGCCGGAAGGCATTCCGCATGTGTTCATTTCTTCTGTTACCAACCAGGGCCTGACCGAATTAAAGGATATGCTTTGGGAAGCGCTTAACAGAAAAGTTGATACACCTGGCACTGTGGATGCAGACTAA
- a CDS encoding glycoside hydrolase family 3 N-terminal domain-containing protein, which yields MRKQLLVAGLTGLLLTGNAISAPLRYKDKKKTKKAKAEQPAILSQDRASQWADSVFQSLTPEERIAQLIMIRAHSNLGQDHINAVIKDIRDNKVGGVIFFQGGPVRQANLTNYYQSISKVPLLVAIDGEWGLGMRLDSVISLPRNMMIGAAQDSSLAYDAGKLIGEQCRRLGIHLDFAPDMDVNNNPANPVINDRSFGENKYQVARMGVATIKGMQDAGIMACAKHFPGHGDTNVDSHLDLPVINKSRAQLDSLELYPFRQSIAAGVGSIMIAHLYIPAIDKKPNTPTSISYNAVTKLLKEELSYKGLIVTDALEMKGIAKFYSKGQESLQSLLAGNDLMILPSTAAGSVEAIKKAIKAGKIGQAEVDERVKKVLRAKYNLGLWKPQHIDTDHLTEDLNRGTIALNKRIAEKSITLIRNSQQLVPFSPAMTQQKLAVIAVGADASNTFLQTIKEYKPGTDGFIFSSRQTIGEIAPIVSRIQRDYKAVIISLHNYSRRPAGNFGLSMAQRLIIRQLQSEMPSATVVFGNPYAIQYFCEAPNIIAAYEDDSTTQRAAADLLFGKLGPEGKLPVTVCPALPSGTGVIYKVNQYTTLPAASLKESGLNEQALLKIDALAEDMIARDGAPGAQILAMKNGKVVYDRCFGHYEYNKAEPVSPQSIYDLASVTKICATTLAVMRLYDEGKLSLDASLGEYLPMVKGTDKAGMKIRDILLHQAGLVPFIPFYKETLYNNGSPDTVIFHTTPDATHEKRVAERMYIANSYIDTMWQKILDSKLSPRQGYVYSDCDFIFLGKIVEQLTGKQLNDYVRETFYEPLGLGTTGFLPRERFPLSRLVPTEREYTFRMQQLRGDVHDPGAAMFGGVAGHAGLFSNAHDLGVIMQMLLNKGTFNGVRYLKPETIELFTAYNSRISRRGLGFDKPEKDNATRREPYPAKSASAATFGHTGFTGTCVWADPSSNLVFIFLSNRVYPNGGANTKLSALHTREKMFEALYDATR from the coding sequence ATGAGGAAACAATTATTGGTTGCAGGATTAACAGGCTTATTGTTAACAGGTAATGCTATTTCAGCACCCTTGCGGTATAAAGACAAGAAAAAAACAAAAAAAGCAAAAGCGGAGCAACCGGCAATACTCAGCCAGGACAGAGCTTCCCAGTGGGCCGACAGCGTTTTTCAGTCGCTGACTCCCGAAGAGCGCATTGCCCAGCTGATCATGATCAGGGCTCATTCCAACCTCGGACAGGACCACATTAATGCAGTAATTAAAGATATCAGAGATAATAAGGTAGGTGGCGTGATCTTCTTTCAGGGAGGACCGGTGAGACAGGCCAATCTTACTAACTATTACCAATCGATCTCTAAAGTGCCACTGCTGGTGGCTATAGATGGGGAATGGGGACTAGGCATGCGGCTGGACAGTGTTATTTCCCTGCCCCGCAATATGATGATAGGAGCAGCACAGGATTCTTCGCTGGCATACGACGCCGGAAAGCTGATAGGAGAGCAATGCCGGCGCCTGGGTATTCACCTGGATTTCGCACCTGATATGGACGTGAATAATAATCCTGCTAACCCCGTAATCAACGACCGGTCTTTCGGAGAAAACAAATACCAGGTAGCCCGTATGGGAGTAGCTACTATAAAGGGAATGCAGGATGCCGGGATTATGGCCTGTGCCAAGCATTTTCCGGGTCATGGGGATACCAATGTAGACTCGCATCTTGATTTGCCTGTCATCAATAAAAGCAGGGCACAGCTGGACTCTCTTGAGCTGTATCCTTTCCGCCAGAGCATTGCAGCAGGCGTTGGTTCCATTATGATTGCACACCTCTACATACCGGCAATAGATAAAAAGCCCAACACTCCTACGTCTATTTCCTATAACGCAGTGACCAAACTGTTAAAAGAAGAACTTAGTTATAAGGGCCTGATTGTAACGGATGCGCTGGAAATGAAAGGAATAGCCAAGTTTTATAGCAAAGGACAGGAGTCCTTACAGTCGCTGTTGGCGGGAAATGATTTGATGATATTGCCGTCTACCGCCGCAGGCAGTGTGGAGGCCATAAAAAAGGCCATCAAAGCGGGAAAGATCGGCCAGGCAGAAGTGGATGAACGGGTGAAGAAAGTACTTCGCGCTAAGTATAACCTGGGCTTATGGAAACCGCAGCATATTGATACCGACCACCTGACAGAAGACCTGAACAGAGGTACCATCGCACTGAACAAACGCATTGCGGAAAAATCAATTACCCTCATAAGAAATAGTCAGCAGCTCGTGCCGTTCTCACCGGCAATGACCCAGCAGAAACTGGCAGTAATTGCTGTTGGCGCAGATGCCAGCAATACTTTTCTCCAGACAATAAAAGAATACAAACCAGGTACCGACGGATTCATTTTTAGTTCCCGTCAGACAATAGGGGAGATTGCACCTATTGTATCAAGGATACAGCGCGATTATAAAGCGGTTATCATCAGCCTTCACAATTACAGCCGTCGCCCGGCCGGCAACTTTGGCCTGTCGATGGCACAGCGGCTTATCATCAGGCAGCTGCAATCGGAAATGCCTTCTGCAACTGTGGTATTTGGTAATCCGTATGCCATTCAGTATTTCTGCGAGGCGCCAAATATCATTGCGGCATATGAAGATGATAGTACTACGCAACGGGCAGCAGCAGATCTGTTGTTTGGTAAACTGGGCCCGGAGGGTAAACTGCCAGTGACAGTGTGTCCGGCATTGCCTTCAGGCACCGGTGTTATATACAAGGTAAACCAATATACAACATTGCCGGCAGCCTCATTAAAGGAGTCCGGATTGAATGAGCAGGCATTGCTGAAAATCGATGCCCTTGCCGAGGACATGATTGCCCGCGACGGTGCACCCGGTGCGCAGATATTGGCGATGAAAAATGGTAAGGTAGTATATGACCGTTGTTTCGGCCACTACGAATACAACAAGGCAGAGCCGGTATCACCACAGTCGATATACGACCTCGCATCTGTTACCAAGATCTGTGCTACCACACTTGCGGTAATGCGCCTGTATGACGAAGGAAAGCTCAGCCTCGATGCTTCACTCGGCGAATATCTTCCGATGGTAAAGGGAACCGACAAGGCAGGTATGAAGATACGCGACATCCTCCTGCATCAGGCGGGCCTGGTGCCGTTTATTCCCTTCTACAAAGAAACGCTCTATAACAACGGCTCGCCGGATACCGTGATCTTCCATACCACCCCCGATGCAACGCATGAGAAACGCGTGGCCGAGCGGATGTATATAGCAAACAGCTACATCGACACGATGTGGCAAAAGATACTCGATAGCAAGCTTTCACCACGACAGGGATATGTATACAGCGATTGTGATTTCATATTCCTGGGAAAAATCGTGGAGCAGCTCACGGGTAAGCAGCTGAACGACTATGTTCGTGAAACGTTCTACGAGCCGCTGGGGCTTGGTACCACCGGGTTTTTACCGAGGGAACGTTTTCCGTTGTCGCGGCTGGTTCCTACTGAGCGCGAATATACTTTCCGCATGCAGCAGCTGCGTGGTGATGTGCATGATCCGGGAGCAGCCATGTTTGGAGGAGTAGCCGGCCATGCCGGGCTATTCTCCAATGCCCACGACCTCGGTGTTATTATGCAGATGCTGCTGAATAAAGGAACCTTCAACGGTGTACGTTACCTGAAACCTGAAACCATAGAGCTGTTTACAGCTTACAACAGCCGTATCAGCCGCAGAGGATTAGGCTTTGACAAACCGGAGAAAGACAATGCAACCCGGCGGGAGCCTTATCCTGCAAAAAGCGCATCGGCAGCAACATTCGGGCATACCGGATTTACCGGAACCTGTGTATGGGCAGACCCATCCAGCAACCTGGTTTTTATTTTCCTCAGCAACCGGGTGTATCCTAACGGGGGCGCCAATACGAAACTGTCGGCCCTGCATACAAGGGAAAAAATGTTTGAAGCCTTGTACGACGCAACCCGTTAA
- a CDS encoding adenylate kinase, with protein sequence MVNLILFGPPGSGKGTQSANIIQKYGLIHLSTGDLLRSEIGGKTPLGMEAKKFMDQGLLVPDEVVIGMISSKLEANPEARGFIFDGFPRTTAQAEALDKLLALKKTSISAVLSLEVPEDALIKRLLNRGLTSGRSDDANEDVVKARIVEYHNKTAPVADHYAKFGKFKKIKGDGTEEEVFELLSKELDELVGERV encoded by the coding sequence ATGGTCAATCTCATTTTATTTGGCCCTCCCGGTAGCGGCAAGGGTACACAAAGTGCTAACATTATCCAGAAGTATGGGCTCATCCATTTATCAACCGGCGATCTGCTGCGCAGTGAAATCGGAGGTAAGACCCCACTGGGTATGGAAGCCAAGAAGTTTATGGATCAGGGCCTGTTGGTACCGGATGAAGTAGTGATTGGCATGATCAGCTCTAAGCTGGAGGCTAATCCGGAGGCCCGTGGTTTTATCTTCGACGGTTTTCCGCGTACTACTGCCCAGGCAGAAGCGCTGGATAAGCTGCTGGCATTGAAGAAAACTTCCATTTCCGCAGTACTTTCTCTGGAAGTTCCGGAAGATGCGCTGATCAAGCGTTTGCTGAATCGTGGTCTGACTTCCGGTCGCAGCGACGATGCCAACGAAGATGTGGTGAAAGCACGGATCGTGGAATATCACAATAAAACCGCTCCGGTAGCGGATCACTATGCTAAATTCGGCAAGTTCAAAAAGATCAAGGGAGATGGTACCGAAGAAGAAGTTTTCGAATTACTGTCTAAAGAACTGGATGAACTGGTGGGAGAAAGAGTATAG